One genomic segment of Bacteroidota bacterium includes these proteins:
- a CDS encoding DUF4956 domain-containing protein, with translation MNEQLQDIYLYQLTFREVLLHLIVALACGIMISIVYRQTYKGLSYSTTFVNSLIMLTMITSVVIMVIGNNLATAFGLVGAMSIIRFRTALKDTQDMMFVFFALAIGLASGVGIYEVAIMGTIIVGLVFYVVVKVNMSAPRKRDFLLQMVVSAKTDDGFDASTVISKFCRKYSLVNVKALGEENNQYLELSYYIKLKKEENSQVLVKELKLMDKVQHVNLFFDEE, from the coding sequence ATGAATGAGCAATTACAAGACATTTATTTATACCAACTTACTTTCCGCGAGGTACTGCTGCATTTAATTGTAGCACTTGCATGCGGAATAATGATTTCGATAGTATACCGACAAACTTATAAAGGTCTTAGTTATTCCACCACATTTGTAAATTCATTGATCATGCTTACCATGATTACCTCTGTGGTTATAATGGTTATCGGGAATAACCTGGCGACGGCTTTTGGATTGGTGGGGGCAATGTCTATCATACGTTTCCGAACGGCATTGAAAGATACGCAGGATATGATGTTTGTATTTTTTGCTTTAGCAATAGGTCTTGCCAGTGGCGTAGGAATATATGAAGTAGCCATAATGGGAACTATTATAGTGGGTTTGGTGTTCTATGTGGTGGTTAAGGTAAACATGTCGGCACCGCGTAAGCGTGATTTCTTATTGCAAATGGTGGTGAGTGCCAAAACGGACGATGGCTTTGATGCCAGCACCGTAATCAGTAAATTTTGCCGCAAATATTCTTTGGTAAATGTAAAAGCCTTAGGCGAGGAGAATAACCAATACCTAGAATTGTCTTATTATATAAAATTGAAAAAAGAAGAGAATAGCCAAGTATTGGTGAAAGAACTAAAATTGATGGATAAAGTACAACATGTAAATTTATTCTTTGATGAGGAGTAG
- a CDS encoding polyphosphate polymerase domain-containing protein translates to MLEATKIEKYRYERKYYLVNNRLEELRIRLRPFVEPDTYAGLNEFGISEYTVRSIYYDTPFMKYYDEKKEGVELRNKFRIRVYDNEKPDSVAFLEIKKKIGSRIGKHRAKVPYSSLNEILQAGNLEKFLYNKTHLYDGQKFLYHFYKNSLQPLNLVTYEREAYMGKFDKGVRITFDKNVRTTIYPQLDKIYGEEGAKYLSPEYFVLEIKYHDEIPRWALSIIEEFKLNLKAISKYADGLDNHIQNSSHRFSPVSYSRMAIYKPLTFAENHE, encoded by the coding sequence ATGTTAGAAGCTACCAAAATAGAAAAATACAGATACGAACGCAAATATTATTTGGTCAATAATAGGTTGGAGGAATTACGTATTAGATTAAGACCTTTTGTAGAGCCGGATACCTATGCGGGGCTGAACGAATTTGGTATTAGTGAATATACCGTGAGAAGTATATATTATGATACTCCTTTTATGAAATATTATGATGAAAAAAAGGAAGGTGTGGAACTGAGGAATAAATTTAGGATAAGGGTGTATGATAATGAAAAACCAGATAGTGTTGCATTTTTAGAAATCAAGAAAAAAATAGGCAGCCGCATCGGGAAACATCGTGCAAAAGTCCCATATTCATCATTAAATGAAATATTACAAGCGGGGAATTTGGAAAAATTCCTATATAATAAAACGCATTTGTACGATGGGCAAAAATTCTTATATCATTTCTATAAAAACTCTTTGCAACCGCTCAATTTAGTGACCTACGAACGCGAAGCTTATATGGGTAAATTTGATAAAGGGGTACGCATCACGTTCGATAAAAACGTACGCACCACTATATATCCACAACTAGATAAAATATATGGAGAAGAGGGGGCCAAATACTTATCGCCCGAATATTTTGTATTGGAGATAAAATACCACGATGAAATACCTCGCTGGGCTTTGAGTATTATTGAAGAATTTAAACTAAACCTAAAGGCTATCTCAAAGTATGCTGATGGACTTGACAACCATATCCAGAATTCCTCACACCGCTTTTCACCTGTTAGTTACAGCCGTATGGCAATTTATAAACCTTTAACATTTGCCGAAAACCATGAATGA
- a CDS encoding HlyD family efflux transporter periplasmic adaptor subunit: MSKKYIIYIILIAAVCGLFILPIKITYKIYATGKVFPVNEWVLTRSVDGRITSANKNNELDVITNYSGHEFQAGDAFDFYMEPSVMQKNYIKKDEVLGHMYSKTLQIEMVKLQGLLDIEKASLNVISTGQKPEIITESKTNLQLTKEKYITQKKIVERNIKLNRDSLLPTQQLEVSKDALELARIGVQIAEAELQKLITGNKEEELELNRQKIYSIENQIRELKKRMDNFSIKAAFSGLVQQKKGTITTEDILMDLLDTSEYIAIAPIPLREVAYLKSGATVLLKLFNSDETLQAKVSRIDNVIQLVGGKQAIYTTFRIIRISAHPQSGMFAKATILCEEISLWDYMNRVLGDIFYK; encoded by the coding sequence ATGAGCAAAAAATATATTATCTATATCATACTCATCGCAGCAGTTTGCGGCTTGTTTATCCTCCCCATAAAAATCACTTATAAAATATATGCTACAGGCAAAGTTTTTCCTGTAAATGAATGGGTATTGACCCGCTCGGTTGATGGACGAATAACCAGTGCAAACAAAAACAATGAATTGGATGTAATCACTAACTATTCAGGGCACGAGTTTCAGGCGGGCGATGCTTTTGACTTTTATATGGAGCCATCGGTGATGCAAAAAAATTATATCAAAAAGGATGAAGTTTTAGGACACATGTATTCTAAAACACTTCAAATAGAAATGGTAAAACTGCAGGGACTTTTAGACATAGAAAAGGCTTCGTTGAATGTAATATCCACAGGTCAAAAACCTGAGATCATAACAGAGTCGAAAACCAATTTGCAGTTGACCAAAGAAAAGTATATTACACAGAAAAAAATAGTAGAACGTAACATCAAACTCAATCGTGATTCTTTATTACCAACCCAACAACTCGAAGTATCAAAAGATGCACTAGAGCTTGCACGTATTGGGGTGCAAATTGCAGAAGCAGAACTGCAAAAACTAATCACGGGCAATAAAGAAGAGGAATTGGAACTGAACCGTCAAAAAATATATTCAATAGAGAACCAGATCAGGGAATTAAAAAAACGAATGGACAATTTCAGTATCAAAGCTGCTTTTAGTGGATTGGTTCAACAAAAAAAGGGAACGATTACAACCGAAGATATATTAATGGATTTACTTGACACATCCGAATATATTGCTATTGCTCCTATCCCATTGCGTGAAGTTGCCTATCTTAAATCGGGAGCTACAGTATTACTTAAACTATTTAATAGCGACGAGACCTTGCAGGCCAAAGTAAGTAGAATTGATAATGTAATACAGTTGGTAGGAGGCAAGCAAGCTATATATACGACTTTCAGAATTATAAGAATATCTGCCCATCCACAATCAGGAATGTTTGCAAAAGCAACTATTTTGTGCGAGGAGATAAGTTTATGGGATTATATGAACAGGGTATTGGGGGATATATTTTATAAATAA